In Leptotrichia trevisanii DSM 22070, a single genomic region encodes these proteins:
- a CDS encoding PTS sugar transporter subunit IIA, which translates to MNLLDSLKENNSVMLQQEANSWEEAIKVCMAPLVANNSIEKKYIENIIERTKELGPFYILAPGLAMPHERPEMGVNKNSFSLVTLKKPVSFPDGQEVDILIGLAAENAEIHTGEAIPQIVMLFDDEEIFTKIREAKVPEDIYKLIKEKV; encoded by the coding sequence ATGAATTTATTGGATTCCTTGAAGGAAAATAATTCTGTTATGCTGCAACAGGAGGCAAACAGCTGGGAAGAAGCTATAAAAGTGTGCATGGCTCCTCTTGTGGCAAATAATTCAATAGAAAAAAAATATATTGAAAATATAATAGAAAGAACAAAAGAGCTGGGCCCATTTTACATACTAGCTCCAGGACTGGCAATGCCACATGAACGTCCTGAAATGGGAGTTAATAAAAATTCTTTCAGTCTTGTTACATTGAAAAAGCCAGTATCATTTCCAGATGGACAGGAAGTGGATATATTAATTGGGCTGGCCGCTGAAAATGCAGAAATACATACAGGCGAGGCAATTCCACAGATAGTAATGCTTTTTGATGACGAAGAGATTTTTACTAAAATCAGGGAAGCAAAAGTACCGGAAGATATTTATAAACTGATAAAAGAAAAAGTATAG